A genomic window from Engraulis encrasicolus isolate BLACKSEA-1 chromosome 14, IST_EnEncr_1.0, whole genome shotgun sequence includes:
- the slc26a6l gene encoding solute carrier family 26 member 6, like has product MPDIVSGISVGIMHLPQGMAYALLASLPPVYGLYSSLYPALVYFFFGTSRHISIGTFTVLSIMVGSVTEGLAPDGRVTASNGSLTEDEVMARELYKVQVAAATTVLAGLIQVVLGLVQFGFVGTYLSEPVVRAYTTAAALHAVVAQLKYLFGTSPKRSSGPLALIYTLVDVCFLLPETHLPTLLVSGVAMVVLIFAKELNAAFRHKLPVPVPVELITIVAATLISSYGELSSYKVPVVGEIPCGLSPPSVPDFSIFGEVIGDAFAIAIVGYAISISLGKTFALKHGYKVDSNQELVALGLSNAVGGFFQCFAVCPSMSRSLVQESTGGKTQMAGVSSAVIVLVTILKLGPLFQELPKAVLAAIVIVNLKGMFKQHYDMVTLWRSNKIDWLVWLVTWVCTLLLNLDMGLGASVAFALLTVVFRTQRPKYSVLGRVPGTELYVDIETHRGAREVPGVTIFHSSATVYFANAELYLEALKEKCGLDIGKMITYKRRQEAKQKRRDRRARRRARRQAKRRQLLIRAASRREVFSVEEEANRWKEASQGKKPETASPPTLVVEDFSMRPRENSTVLVMPESPSKGSWVYLKGTDRDSDTQEEDTATLDGDDTATLDGDTLDGDTMTLDGDTMTVDSCSMEMVSLGSLGKWTWDIHSIILDLSTANFIDTVAIKLMRNVVKDFGEIDIHVYIAGCQATVVEDLELGGFFSDAISKGRLFATVHDAVLYCTNSRKGSYASPSSYDCSLEINGTRL; this is encoded by the exons GCACCTTCACCGTGCTGAGCATCATGGTGGGCAGTGTGACCGAAGGCCTGGCTCCAGATGGCCGGGTAACCGCTAGCAACGGCTCGCTGACAGAGGATGAGGTCATGGCGAGGGAGCTGTACAAGGTGCAGGTGGCAGCCGCCACCACAGTACTGGCTGGACTCATACag GTGGTGCTGGGGCTGGTGCAGTTTGGCTTCGTGGGTACGTACCTGTCAGAGCCGGTGGTGCGGGCCTACACCACTGCAGCCGCACTCCATGCGGTGGTGGCTCAGCTCAAGTACCTCTTCGGGACCTCACCCAAACGCTCCAGTGGGCCACTCGCACTCATCTAT ACCCTGGTGGACGTGTGCTTCTTGCTGCCTGAAACTCACCTCCCCACACTGCTGGTCAGTGGTGTTGCTATGGTGGTACTAATCTTTGCCAAGGAGCTGAATGCGGCCTTCAGGCACAAGCTGCCCGTGCCCGTCCCTGTGGAGCTCATCACT ATTGTGGCAGCCACTCTCATCTCGTCCTATGGAGAGCTGAGCAGCTACAAGGTGCCAGTGGTAGGGGAGATCCCCTGCGG ACTGAGTCCTCCGAGTGTTCCTGACTTCAGCATCTTTGGGGAGGTCATTGGCGATGCCTTTGCCATAGCTATTGTGGGCTacgccatctccatctccctgggGAAAACCTTTGCCCTCAAGCATGGCTACAAAGTGGACAGCAATCAG GAGCTTGTGGCGCTGGGTCTGAGCAATGCTGTCGGGGGCTTTTTCCAGTGCTTTGCCGTCTGCCCCTCCATGTCACGCAGCCTCGTTCAGGAGAGCACAGGTGGCAAGACCCAG ATGGCGGGGGTCTCCTCAGCTGTGATAGTGTTGGTGACAATCCTGAAGCTTGGACCTCTCTTTCAGGAACTGCCAAAG GCTGTCCTTGCTGCCATTGTCATCGTAAATCTCAAAGGGATGTTCAAGCAGCATTATGACATGGTGACACTGTGGAGAAGCAATAAGATTGactgg TTGGTATGGCTGGTGACCTGGGTGTGCACACTGCTGTTGAATTTGGACATGGGCCTTGGAGCGTCCGTTGCCTTCGCCCTGTTGACTGTTGTCTTCAGGACGCAGCG GCCAAAATATTCTGTGTTGGGCCGTGTTCCTGGGACTGAGCTCTATGTggacatagagacacacagaggg GCGAGAGAGGTCCCGGGTGTCACCATTTTCCACTCCTCAGCCACTGTGTATTTCGCCAATGCTGAGCTTTACCTGGAAGCCCTAAAGGAGAAG TGTGGTCTGGATATCGGTAAGATGATCACCTATAAGCGGAGACAGGAGGCCAAGCAGAAGCGCAGGGACAGGAGAGCCAGAAGGCGGGCCAGACGTCAGGCCAAGAGACGG CAACTGCTTATCAGAGCAGCTTCTCGGCGAGAAGTGTTTTCAGTGGAAGAGGAGGCCAACCGCTGGAAGGAGGCAAGCCAAGGGAAGAAGCCTGAAACTGCATCGCCGCCTACATTAGTGGTGGAGGACTTCAGCATGCGGCCGCGAGAGAACAGCACAGTATTGGTCATGCCCGAGTCTCCCAGCAAGGGCAGCTGGGTCTACCTGAAGGGCACAGATCGAGATAGCGACACTCAAGAAGAGGACACGGCCACTCTAGATGGCGATGACACTGCCACTCTAGACGGAGATACTTTGGATGGTGACACCATGACGCTGGATGGTGACACCATGACAGTGGACTCTTGCAGCATGGAGATGGTTTCTCTGGGATCACTGGGCAAGTGGACCTGGGACATCCACTCCATCATTCTTGACCTTTCCACTGCCAATTTTATTGACACAGTGGCCATAAAATTAATGAGAAAT GTTGTTAAAGATTTTGGGGAGATTGACATTCATGTTTACATTGCTGGGTGCCAGG CTACTGTGGTGGAGGACCTGGAGCTGGGTGGGTTCTTCTCTGACGCCATCAGCAAAGGACGCCTCTTTGCCACCGTCCATGACGCTGTCCTCTACTGCACCAACAGCAGGAAAGGAAGTTACGCAAGCCCTTCCAGTTATGATTGCTCACTG GAAATAAATGGCACCAGGCTCTGA